Proteins from one Mesorhizobium sp. AR10 genomic window:
- a CDS encoding M4 family metallopeptidase encodes MCMYCSIVPLQVLLRLSKDQTYSSQVRRGLADAAQVDTQLRKLREQARKLTRASEAVSPGIVALAAAPTITIYDCNGSKTLPGLPVTNPDTSADASIKQAFETTTNVSKFYQQVFNRNSIDSSGMTILSSVHFGIGYNNANWNGSQMLYGDGDGAIFVDFTRSNDVICHELTHGVIQHSLQLVYSNEPGGLNESMSDVFGAMFRQWMAGQTVATADWLIGKDIVGPQAAANGLTCLRDMASPGNAHCIAPQVFHYANYRPGIDPHTSSGIPNFAFYNAAMAIGGNSWDSAGQIWYAAMTGFGASPNMTMQKFADRTRQVAGQLFPGNAAVANAVDQGWRQVGL; translated from the coding sequence ATGTGCATGTACTGCAGTATAGTCCCACTCCAGGTATTGTTGCGTCTGTCAAAAGACCAGACTTACTCGTCACAGGTCAGGCGCGGGCTCGCCGACGCAGCGCAGGTCGATACCCAACTGCGCAAGCTTCGCGAGCAGGCCCGCAAGCTGACAAGGGCTTCCGAGGCGGTTTCGCCCGGAATCGTGGCACTGGCCGCCGCGCCAACCATCACCATATATGATTGCAACGGCTCAAAGACGCTGCCAGGCCTGCCGGTAACTAATCCTGACACATCTGCCGATGCGAGTATCAAGCAGGCATTCGAAACGACTACGAACGTTTCGAAATTCTATCAGCAAGTATTCAATCGAAATTCTATCGACAGTTCCGGGATGACGATATTGTCCTCGGTCCACTTCGGTATCGGATACAACAATGCCAATTGGAATGGGTCTCAGATGTTGTACGGTGACGGAGACGGCGCGATTTTCGTCGACTTCACCAGGAGCAACGACGTCATTTGCCACGAACTTACGCACGGTGTCATACAGCACAGCCTTCAATTGGTCTACAGCAACGAACCGGGCGGCCTGAATGAGAGCATGTCGGATGTTTTTGGCGCGATGTTCCGTCAATGGATGGCTGGGCAAACGGTCGCGACCGCCGACTGGCTGATCGGCAAGGACATTGTCGGACCGCAGGCTGCCGCCAATGGGCTGACCTGCCTGAGAGATATGGCAAGCCCCGGCAATGCGCATTGCATCGCTCCCCAAGTCTTTCATTACGCGAACTACCGGCCGGGAATAGACCCTCACACGAGCAGCGGCATACCGAATTTCGCATTCTACAACGCGGCAATGGCGATTGGGGGCAACAGCTGGGACAGCGCGGGCCAGATTTGGTACGCTGCAATGACCGGGTTTGGCGCTTCTCCGAACATGACAATGCAGAAATTCGCTGACCGGACCCGTCAGGTCGCAGGCCAACTGTTCCCAGGAAACGCAGCGGTGGCCAATGCGGTCGATCAAGGATGGAGGCAAGTCGGATTGTAG
- a CDS encoding protealysin inhibitor emfourin has protein sequence MSDLKIEKVGGLAGFGLPNSRLKSRGSLAAKDLTKADQAAVEALFANKDKGGTSAVADEFRYRITRETAKGPETIEVAEHAVPEALAASVKDEIE, from the coding sequence ATGAGCGATCTGAAGATAGAGAAGGTGGGCGGACTTGCCGGCTTCGGCCTGCCCAACTCCAGATTGAAGAGCCGGGGGAGCTTAGCGGCCAAAGATCTTACAAAAGCGGATCAAGCGGCTGTCGAGGCTCTCTTCGCCAACAAGGACAAAGGCGGCACGTCCGCCGTCGCAGATGAGTTTCGCTACCGCATAACGCGCGAAACGGCGAAAGGGCCGGAAACGATAGAGGTCGCGGAGCATGCTGTGCCCGAGGCCCTCGCCGCCAGCGTCAAAGACGAGATCGAGTAG
- a CDS encoding adenylate/guanylate cyclase domain-containing protein, with product MPTRRLAVLLYGDAVGYCSETGADELATHEALTESFEVFRKTFERHGGTIIYHPGDAVLAEFSTVTGAVSAGEEAQHALATARASGKRVLDFRIGINLGDIIVDRNNVYGDGVNIAERIQRVAEPGGVCISEAVYSALGGSASHRFALLGERALKNVSRPVRIYHLSTDRIAHGPSPGLDIATFVAVATFKMTSASDIPLMDVEEARRATNAFEQLLRGIVGKKGGTIVSRAADRYIAGFGIEATQESAIFTCLGAALTFAQAADEVTRELGKTFTWRVGVDCGLALVETQTSSGECDIHGPVVANSLWLAEQSSTPGVYMTSEIFQAVGDRFDAVSVESATRNAAPGQIWKAVNGRAKPLARQTAFVGRQVELMQLRSLLTAVFSARRGCVVTIVGEAGIGKTRLAEEATECEAANCRCLRIEPHEFSVASSSSSVAGLLLADLLRTEGLATADMDLLLAEMKSRGWLQERQFPFVYDLLNLPIPISLLGQYSLLDDQARKLGKQAVVVDIVCKASRLTPLVVIINNAEIADHSELSFLRDIAKLVANLPIAVLMTSRVANVLEASGRNGATADQTGMLLSLGSLPDDDCRQIAAQFSSIAAHLVDDCISRSGGNPLFLVQLLRHIDASADSAIPATIMDAIKTRLAHLPRSDGLALRALAVAGARASTEMLRFLLMDSSYDPRTLAQGGLIELIDETWVFNHPLIRDVTYASTTASQRRKLHQSAAEWFAGTNAVLRAEHLEKAADQQTAEAFRQAATEQLQSLRYAEALALAERGLRWARTDPQRRDLLLLKAQVLLAMGLTGSAITVAGEVVQLPSASNDLATIQAWLVLAKCHASVDRYADALRFLDLAENAALERGCTKELAQAHYLRGSVFFPQGRVDDCYRQHDAARLTARKADCAETEVLALSGLGDAEYARGRMRSAHALFRQCVQMSDERGWRRTAVENHHMVATAAHYFIPLREALSQGLAALERARQIAHRRAELCCLSFLSVISFDLGLLDEADAYATQAQSLARELGARRFEPLNLTFLAKVLRLRGQHAQAREVLDEALRASEDVGMSYNGARVLGEIALCEPDARKRKAVLKQGEALLAAGCIGSNHLWFYRDAIDASLAHGDLDDATRLADALARYTQHEPMAWADVVVRRCRILTDSRNGSPDDQIARSAAELSGIAERLHYGTFTADVPGLKLMVMA from the coding sequence ATGCCGACCAGGCGACTTGCCGTCCTGCTCTATGGGGACGCGGTCGGCTATTGCTCGGAGACAGGCGCCGACGAACTGGCCACGCACGAGGCGCTGACGGAAAGCTTCGAGGTTTTCCGCAAAACCTTCGAACGCCATGGCGGAACGATCATTTACCATCCAGGCGATGCCGTGCTTGCCGAGTTCTCGACCGTGACAGGAGCGGTCTCGGCTGGTGAAGAGGCCCAGCATGCTCTTGCAACGGCGCGCGCCTCGGGCAAGCGCGTCCTCGACTTCAGGATCGGCATCAATCTCGGCGACATCATCGTCGATCGCAACAACGTCTATGGCGACGGCGTGAACATCGCCGAACGAATTCAGCGTGTGGCGGAGCCGGGCGGTGTTTGCATTTCCGAAGCGGTCTATTCCGCGCTCGGCGGCTCGGCAAGCCACCGCTTCGCTCTGCTGGGCGAGCGAGCGCTGAAGAACGTCAGCAGGCCGGTGAGAATATATCACCTTTCGACGGACAGGATCGCTCATGGACCATCGCCCGGTCTCGACATCGCGACCTTCGTCGCAGTCGCGACCTTCAAGATGACAAGCGCCTCCGACATCCCACTCATGGATGTCGAGGAGGCGCGCCGGGCAACCAACGCCTTCGAACAGCTGCTGCGCGGAATCGTCGGCAAGAAGGGAGGCACGATCGTCTCGCGGGCGGCCGATAGGTACATCGCCGGTTTTGGCATTGAGGCTACTCAAGAGAGTGCCATCTTCACCTGCCTTGGCGCCGCACTGACCTTTGCGCAGGCAGCCGACGAGGTCACCCGCGAACTGGGCAAGACTTTCACCTGGCGCGTCGGCGTGGACTGCGGTCTGGCGCTTGTCGAGACCCAAACTTCATCGGGTGAATGCGACATACATGGGCCGGTGGTCGCCAATTCGCTGTGGCTTGCCGAGCAATCGAGTACTCCGGGCGTCTACATGACGTCGGAGATCTTCCAGGCGGTCGGCGACAGGTTTGACGCGGTCAGCGTCGAAAGCGCAACGCGCAATGCCGCGCCCGGGCAGATATGGAAGGCCGTCAACGGTCGGGCCAAGCCGCTAGCCAGGCAAACCGCCTTCGTCGGCCGCCAAGTCGAGTTGATGCAGTTGCGGAGCCTGTTGACGGCCGTCTTTTCGGCCCGGCGGGGCTGCGTGGTCACCATCGTCGGCGAGGCCGGTATCGGCAAGACTCGACTTGCCGAGGAGGCCACCGAATGCGAGGCCGCGAACTGCCGCTGCTTGCGCATCGAGCCCCATGAATTTAGCGTGGCATCATCGTCTTCGTCGGTCGCCGGATTGCTTCTTGCCGACCTGCTCAGGACGGAAGGGCTGGCAACGGCCGACATGGATCTTCTGCTTGCCGAGATGAAGAGCCGGGGGTGGCTGCAAGAGCGGCAGTTCCCGTTTGTGTACGATTTGCTGAACCTGCCTATTCCGATATCCCTGCTCGGCCAGTATTCGCTGCTTGACGACCAGGCCCGCAAGCTGGGCAAACAGGCTGTGGTGGTCGACATCGTCTGCAAAGCGTCCCGGCTCACGCCGCTGGTCGTTATCATCAACAATGCCGAGATTGCCGACCATTCCGAGCTGTCGTTCCTGCGGGATATCGCCAAGCTCGTCGCAAACCTGCCGATCGCCGTCCTGATGACATCTCGCGTAGCCAACGTACTTGAGGCAAGCGGCAGAAATGGCGCCACTGCCGACCAGACCGGAATGCTGCTGTCTCTCGGCTCGCTTCCGGATGACGACTGCCGGCAGATCGCGGCGCAGTTCTCCTCGATTGCCGCGCACTTGGTCGACGACTGCATTTCGCGATCAGGGGGCAATCCACTGTTCCTCGTGCAGTTGCTGCGCCACATCGATGCTTCGGCCGATAGCGCCATTCCAGCGACGATCATGGATGCGATCAAGACCAGGCTTGCGCACTTGCCGCGTTCGGATGGGCTGGCGCTTCGCGCCCTGGCGGTTGCCGGGGCACGCGCATCGACGGAGATGCTTCGCTTCCTGCTGATGGATTCGAGCTACGACCCACGCACGCTGGCGCAGGGCGGCCTGATCGAGCTGATAGACGAGACCTGGGTGTTCAACCACCCTCTTATTCGTGACGTCACATACGCCTCGACAACGGCGTCCCAGCGCCGCAAGCTGCATCAAAGCGCGGCGGAATGGTTCGCCGGGACGAATGCCGTGTTGCGCGCGGAGCACCTCGAGAAGGCCGCCGACCAGCAGACCGCCGAGGCCTTCCGTCAGGCTGCGACGGAGCAGCTGCAGAGCCTTCGGTACGCGGAAGCCCTTGCGCTTGCCGAACGCGGTCTGCGATGGGCACGCACTGACCCGCAACGTCGCGATCTGCTGCTGCTCAAGGCGCAGGTTTTGCTTGCGATGGGGTTGACCGGAAGCGCGATCACGGTGGCTGGCGAAGTGGTGCAGTTGCCATCCGCTTCGAATGACCTGGCGACGATACAGGCCTGGCTGGTCCTGGCTAAATGCCATGCCTCTGTCGATCGATATGCCGACGCATTGAGATTCCTCGATCTGGCTGAAAACGCCGCACTTGAGCGCGGCTGCACCAAGGAGTTGGCGCAGGCTCATTACTTGCGCGGCAGCGTGTTCTTCCCGCAAGGCCGCGTCGACGACTGCTACCGCCAGCACGACGCGGCGCGATTGACGGCGCGAAAGGCCGACTGCGCCGAAACCGAGGTGCTGGCGCTGAGCGGGCTTGGCGATGCGGAATACGCGCGCGGGCGCATGCGTAGCGCCCATGCATTGTTTCGCCAATGCGTTCAGATGTCGGACGAAAGAGGCTGGCGGCGCACAGCGGTGGAAAACCATCACATGGTGGCCACCGCCGCGCATTATTTCATTCCGCTTCGGGAAGCCTTGTCACAGGGACTGGCCGCGCTCGAGCGCGCCAGGCAGATTGCCCATCGCCGCGCCGAACTGTGCTGCCTGTCCTTTCTCAGCGTGATCTCGTTCGATTTGGGGCTTCTCGACGAGGCGGACGCGTACGCTACGCAGGCACAGTCTCTGGCGCGCGAACTCGGTGCACGACGCTTCGAGCCGTTGAACCTCACCTTTCTGGCAAAGGTCCTGCGGCTTCGCGGCCAGCATGCGCAGGCCCGCGAGGTGCTGGACGAGGCTCTGAGGGCCAGCGAGGACGTGGGCATGTCGTACAACGGCGCGCGGGTACTGGGGGAGATCGCGCTGTGCGAACCGGATGCGAGGAAACGCAAGGCTGTGCTCAAGCAAGGAGAGGCGCTGCTCGCGGCGGGGTGCATCGGCTCCAACCACCTGTGGTTCTATCGCGACGCGATCGATGCAAGCCTTGCCCACGGCGACCTCGACGATGCCACGCGGCTCGCCGACGCACTGGCCCGATACACCCAGCACGAACCGATGGCATGGGCGGATGTGGTGGTGCGCAGGTGCCGGATCTTGACGGACTCACGCAACGGCTCGCCCGACGACCAGATCGCGCGATCGGCCGCGGAACTATCCGGGATAGCGGAGCGGCTCCACTATGGGACGTTCACGGCTGATGTGCCAGGCCTCAAACTGATGGTGATGGCCTGA
- a CDS encoding Crp/Fnr family transcriptional regulator, translating into MKTAITLPLFRCVGLFASLADKELQAVVDKCLVCQYAKGRQILSALEDTSDVFFILEGRVHVKNYSREGRELIYSEIETGDLFGELSAIDGLPRAADVFAIEDTTVARMKSTDLLALVASNFDFTIQLLRLLTAKSRALSERLLQVIALNAHDRMHFELARLAKNGRREGTAVTIRPAPTHYEIAARVGSHREAVTKELNRLESLGYVQLRRGQIVILDEGRFRTDFAMAAIA; encoded by the coding sequence ATGAAGACGGCGATAACATTGCCTTTGTTTCGCTGCGTAGGCTTATTCGCTTCACTCGCGGACAAGGAACTGCAAGCTGTTGTCGACAAGTGTTTGGTTTGCCAGTACGCGAAAGGCAGACAGATCCTTTCGGCTCTAGAAGATACAAGCGATGTGTTTTTTATTCTCGAGGGTCGAGTTCACGTGAAGAACTACTCTCGGGAAGGGCGCGAGCTCATATATTCCGAGATCGAGACCGGAGACCTGTTTGGAGAGCTTTCGGCGATCGATGGATTGCCGCGAGCCGCCGACGTATTTGCGATCGAAGACACCACGGTCGCGAGAATGAAATCTACCGACCTGCTGGCGTTGGTCGCTTCCAATTTCGACTTTACAATTCAGCTGCTGCGTCTGCTGACGGCAAAATCCAGGGCGCTTTCGGAACGGCTTCTTCAAGTAATCGCCCTCAACGCGCATGACCGCATGCATTTCGAATTGGCCCGCCTGGCCAAGAACGGCCGGCGTGAGGGCACAGCGGTGACAATTCGCCCGGCTCCAACGCACTATGAAATTGCGGCGCGGGTCGGCTCCCATCGCGAGGCGGTGACGAAGGAACTGAACCGGTTGGAGTCGCTGGGATATGTGCAGCTCCGTCGCGGCCAGATCGTCATTTTGGATGAAGGTCGGTTCCGCACCGACTTCGCCATGGCCGCCATAGCCTGA